A genomic window from Streptomyces sp. NBC_00234 includes:
- a CDS encoding amino acid ABC transporter ATP-binding protein, producing MADAAAAIEIRGLRKSFGDVEVLRGIDFTVAPGEVVCVVGPSGSGKSTLLRCVNLLEEPTSGTVTVGGVDMTDPDVDIDAMRRRIGMVFQQFNLFPHLNVLDNLTIAQRRVLGRGREEAARVARENLAKVGLADREDGFPSQLSGGQQQRVAIARALSMGPGLMLFDEPTSALDPELVGDVLGVMRTLADEGMTMMVVTHEMGFARDVADRVVFMDDGRVVEQGPPEEVLTRPEHARTKAFLARVLHPDAVRPEA from the coding sequence ATGGCGGACGCCGCCGCGGCGATCGAGATCCGGGGGCTGCGCAAGTCGTTCGGCGACGTCGAAGTCCTGCGCGGCATCGACTTCACGGTCGCGCCCGGCGAGGTCGTCTGTGTCGTAGGCCCCTCGGGGTCCGGGAAGTCGACCCTGCTGCGCTGTGTGAATCTCCTGGAGGAGCCGACCAGCGGCACGGTCACCGTCGGCGGTGTCGACATGACCGATCCGGACGTCGACATCGACGCGATGCGCCGGCGGATCGGCATGGTGTTCCAACAGTTCAACCTCTTCCCCCATCTGAACGTCCTGGACAACCTGACGATCGCCCAGCGCCGGGTGCTCGGGCGGGGCAGGGAGGAAGCCGCCCGCGTCGCCCGGGAGAACCTCGCCAAGGTCGGCCTGGCCGACCGCGAGGACGGATTCCCCTCGCAGCTCTCCGGGGGGCAGCAGCAGCGTGTGGCCATTGCGCGGGCCCTCTCGATGGGCCCCGGCCTGATGCTCTTCGACGAGCCCACCAGCGCGCTCGACCCCGAGCTGGTCGGCGACGTCCTCGGGGTCATGCGCACCCTCGCGGACGAGGGCATGACGATGATGGTCGTCACCCACGAGATGGGCTTCGCCCGTGACGTGGCCGACCGCGTGGTCTTCATGGACGACGGCCGAGTCGTGGAACAGGGGCCCCCGGAGGAGGTCCTGACCCGGCCGGAACACGCCCGGACCAAGGCGTTCCTCGCCCGGGTCCTGCACCCGGACGCGGTGCGGCCCGAGGCCTGA
- a CDS encoding maleylpyruvate isomerase family mycothiol-dependent enzyme, with protein sequence MAGQAGQDVRGTLPEGLAEAIRDTAQEIAALLREATDTGAPVPGSAWTIGEAAAHLAQANELMADIAAGRVRSHGDGTPQSLAAANERALAAFGEREAGPLAEMIADRAEAYLTAVDGRPAGETVDTPLGTMSPEALGSYLLTHMLGHGYDLARALGRPHMIDRTRAGLCLPFLIAAMPRVAVAATTAGLTARYTIRLWSGARFGVTFTDGAVTVTPQPPTRPDCTIHIEPVTFLLMALGRRNPVAAIASGRILAWGRKAWLAPRFPGLFRAP encoded by the coding sequence GTGGCTGGACAGGCCGGGCAGGACGTACGGGGCACGCTCCCCGAGGGACTCGCCGAGGCGATACGGGACACCGCCCAGGAGATCGCCGCGCTGCTGCGCGAGGCCACCGACACCGGCGCCCCCGTGCCCGGCTCCGCGTGGACCATCGGCGAGGCGGCGGCCCACCTGGCCCAGGCCAACGAGCTGATGGCCGACATCGCGGCAGGCCGGGTGCGGAGCCACGGCGACGGCACACCGCAGAGCCTCGCGGCGGCGAACGAACGCGCACTCGCCGCGTTCGGGGAACGCGAGGCCGGTCCCCTGGCCGAGATGATCGCGGACCGGGCCGAGGCGTACCTCACGGCGGTGGACGGGCGACCGGCCGGGGAGACTGTGGACACCCCCCTGGGCACGATGAGCCCGGAGGCCCTGGGCTCCTATCTGCTGACCCACATGCTCGGCCACGGCTACGACCTCGCGCGCGCCCTGGGCCGCCCGCACATGATCGACCGCACCCGGGCCGGACTGTGCCTGCCCTTCCTGATCGCCGCCATGCCACGGGTGGCCGTTGCCGCCACCACCGCCGGCCTGACGGCCCGCTACACGATCCGCCTGTGGAGCGGCGCCCGCTTCGGAGTGACGTTCACCGACGGCGCCGTGACGGTGACACCGCAGCCGCCGACCCGCCCGGACTGCACGATCCACATCGAGCCGGTCACCTTCCTCCTGATGGCCCTGGGCCGCCGCAACCCGGTGGCCGCCATCGCCTCGGGCCGCATCCTGGCCTGGGGCCGCAAGGCATGGCTGGCACCCCGCTTCCCGGGACTGTTCAGGGCGCCGTGA
- a CDS encoding transporter substrate-binding domain-containing protein, which yields MSSSRLPSRRIAVVCAAVALALPLSACSSSDDGATVKGAKLVKSGQITTCTHLPYAPFQSEKDGEVVGFDVSMIDLVAEDLGVKQVVVDKSFETIKTGADLNAGVCDVAAAGMTITDERKQNLDFSVPYFDATQALLAQKGVKAATVEDITGQKLRLGSQSSTTGEDFAREHGADPQSFESSDAELNGLRTGQVDVIVQDYPVVQNWLKDPANSAKFEIVGNLDTGEQYGFAVRKDGNAKLLALIDQAIKDAKADGTYKKLYEQWIGPMPKGADAQ from the coding sequence ATGAGCTCGTCCCGCCTGCCCTCCCGCCGGATCGCCGTGGTCTGTGCGGCCGTCGCGCTCGCTCTGCCGCTCAGTGCCTGCAGCAGCAGTGACGACGGGGCGACCGTCAAGGGTGCGAAGCTGGTCAAGTCCGGCCAGATCACCACCTGTACGCATCTGCCGTACGCGCCCTTCCAGTCCGAGAAGGACGGCGAGGTCGTCGGGTTCGACGTCTCGATGATCGATCTGGTCGCGGAGGACCTGGGCGTGAAGCAGGTCGTCGTGGACAAGTCGTTCGAGACGATCAAGACCGGCGCCGACCTCAACGCCGGCGTCTGCGACGTGGCCGCGGCCGGCATGACCATCACCGACGAGCGCAAGCAGAACCTGGACTTCTCCGTCCCGTACTTCGACGCCACCCAGGCCCTGTTGGCCCAGAAGGGCGTCAAGGCGGCGACCGTCGAGGACATCACCGGGCAGAAGCTCAGGCTCGGCTCGCAGTCCTCCACCACCGGTGAGGACTTCGCCCGTGAGCACGGTGCCGACCCGCAGTCCTTCGAGAGCTCCGACGCCGAGCTGAACGGGCTGCGCACCGGTCAGGTGGACGTCATCGTCCAGGACTATCCGGTCGTGCAGAACTGGCTCAAGGACCCCGCGAACTCGGCCAAGTTCGAGATCGTCGGCAATCTCGACACCGGTGAGCAGTACGGCTTCGCGGTCCGCAAGGACGGCAACGCCAAGCTGCTCGCTTTGATCGACCAGGCCATCAAGGACGCGAAGGCGGACGGTACGTACAAGAAGCTGTACGAGCAGTGGATCGGGCCCATGCCGAAGGGTGCCGACGCCCAGTGA
- a CDS encoding amino acid ABC transporter permease has translation MSPRRRRRISRGVQYAVFVIAVVVVGALADWRQLQEQFLDLSVARRLFPELITIALRNTVVYTLTGFGVGLVLGLVVALMRLSSVAPYRWLAIAYIEFFRGLPALLIFIFVGVGVPLAFPGIVFPGETYGQVACALGLVAAAYMAETIRAGIQAVPRGQLEAARTLGMSYATAMRSIVIPQAFRIVVPPLTNEMVLLFKDSSLVLFLGVTLQQRELTKFGRDLAGTTANTTPIFVAGLCYLLVTVPLGYLVRRLEARHAQAR, from the coding sequence ATGTCGCCGCGTCGCCGGCGCCGTATCTCCCGCGGGGTGCAGTACGCCGTCTTCGTGATCGCCGTGGTGGTCGTGGGCGCGCTGGCCGACTGGAGGCAGCTCCAGGAGCAGTTTCTCGACCTGTCGGTCGCCCGGCGGCTCTTCCCCGAGCTCATCACGATCGCGCTGCGCAACACCGTGGTGTACACGCTGACCGGCTTCGGCGTCGGACTCGTACTGGGGCTCGTCGTCGCGCTCATGCGGCTGTCGTCCGTCGCTCCCTACCGGTGGCTCGCGATCGCGTACATCGAGTTCTTCCGTGGTCTTCCCGCCCTGCTGATCTTCATATTCGTGGGGGTCGGAGTCCCGCTCGCCTTCCCGGGGATCGTCTTCCCCGGGGAGACGTACGGGCAGGTCGCCTGCGCCCTCGGCCTGGTCGCCGCCGCGTACATGGCGGAGACCATCCGGGCCGGCATCCAGGCGGTGCCGCGCGGACAGCTGGAGGCGGCGCGCACGCTGGGCATGTCGTACGCCACCGCGATGCGGTCGATCGTGATCCCTCAGGCGTTCCGGATCGTCGTGCCGCCGCTCACCAACGAAATGGTCCTGCTCTTCAAGGACTCCTCGCTGGTGCTCTTCCTCGGTGTCACGCTCCAGCAGCGTGAACTCACCAAGTTCGGCCGTGACTTGGCTGGTACGACGGCCAACACGACCCCCATCTTCGTCGCGGGGCTGTGCTACCTCCTGGTCACGGTGCCGCTCGGATATCTCGTACGGCGCCTGGAGGCCCGTCATGCACAGGCGAGGTGA
- a CDS encoding M4 family metallopeptidase: protein MRLRRLAGAGVAAALALPLALGGSPAAADEPVPDIVAGQNSRTPSHITHLPPDSAADAAGTPETRARRHLAAHDDLYHARGLDLVDAGTARAGDTTTVRFAQRHRGVPVLGSAYLVHLGRDAVTGAAGSLFTDLTVDTEPAFTQQAAIDLLPFVDTTAYAEDARDIQGHGLVVLPEGSGTLAYHLTVTGRTPAGEPSRREVYLDALHGTLALAYDNLQDAGPAEGTGVDQHGVTKPLVVYGTDSGYELRDRSKPMWATGEGEILTYDAAGASVTKYQGTLPADAALAHSDTTRFDGRHTDSGAVDAHWGAGKVYDFYRSLGRDGIDGRGGDMRSVVDVTYGGRPYDNAFWDGSKMVYGRSSKGRSFAADLDVVGHEMTHGVTDHSGGLVYLQQSGAINEAVSDYFGNAIDVTYSGTPMTDPDAALLGEDLCPGTGPRDCALRDLNDSRRAESDYLSLPPDVDNGGVHLNSTIFSGALWDIRENLDAQRADEIVYTALTQYFTPLTDFYAGRRAVLDAARALHADDAELDVISKAFNDHGITRSWQRKLPHDSRVILGDVRPASAPDADGKRWVISEYDPVTGAPQIRVGTTGSSRTRVVSEPITGSDTRNGVIGNTTPRISGDTVVWTRLTRVNPYWVNADVVRGSFDGGPVVDLHPGGGMQGNPDVSGDTVVWSGDEPLGGTGDHNDLFTKTGDGPVTNLTPELKTLGYFPRISGGVIAYIHTAGAFTGRSAATYDLRTERRTVMPFGKDPSGNPLKYAVQVDTNGRQIVWSETGFDDDLQLHAADTDGGNDHVLVPQGTETTPYVPQITVNDTWLVYSDYRGYYTSPEISHDTLPKLWMMPIAGGTAEPVSCDPGAQEAPVLGESGQVLWLDSTFGDTSLVTRDATRTRC, encoded by the coding sequence ATGCGTCTGAGACGCCTTGCCGGAGCCGGTGTCGCCGCCGCGCTCGCCCTGCCCCTCGCCCTCGGAGGCTCGCCCGCCGCGGCCGACGAGCCCGTGCCGGACATCGTCGCCGGGCAGAACTCCCGTACCCCGAGCCACATCACGCACCTGCCGCCCGACTCCGCCGCCGACGCGGCGGGAACGCCCGAGACGCGCGCCCGGCGCCACCTCGCCGCCCACGACGACCTCTACCACGCGCGCGGCCTCGACCTCGTGGACGCCGGGACCGCCAGGGCCGGTGACACCACGACCGTCCGCTTCGCCCAGCGCCATCGCGGAGTGCCCGTGCTCGGCAGCGCGTACCTCGTACACCTGGGGAGGGACGCGGTGACCGGCGCTGCCGGGTCGCTCTTCACCGACCTGACCGTGGACACCGAACCCGCCTTCACCCAGCAGGCCGCCATCGACCTGCTCCCCTTCGTGGACACCACGGCGTACGCCGAAGACGCCCGCGACATCCAGGGCCACGGCCTGGTGGTGCTGCCCGAGGGGAGCGGCACCCTCGCCTACCACCTCACCGTCACCGGCCGGACCCCCGCCGGTGAGCCCAGCCGCCGCGAGGTCTACCTCGACGCCCTGCACGGCACGCTCGCCCTCGCCTACGACAACCTCCAGGACGCGGGCCCGGCCGAGGGCACGGGAGTCGACCAGCACGGCGTCACCAAACCCCTCGTGGTGTACGGCACCGACAGCGGATACGAGCTCCGCGACCGCTCCAAGCCCATGTGGGCCACCGGCGAGGGCGAGATCCTCACCTACGACGCGGCCGGGGCGAGCGTCACCAAGTACCAGGGCACCCTGCCCGCCGACGCCGCGCTCGCCCACTCGGACACCACGCGCTTCGACGGCAGGCACACCGACTCCGGTGCGGTGGACGCCCACTGGGGCGCGGGCAAGGTCTACGACTTCTACCGCTCTCTCGGCCGCGACGGCATCGACGGCAGGGGCGGCGACATGCGCTCGGTCGTCGACGTCACGTACGGAGGACGCCCCTACGACAACGCCTTCTGGGACGGCTCGAAGATGGTCTACGGCCGTTCGTCCAAGGGACGTTCCTTCGCCGCCGACCTGGACGTCGTCGGCCACGAGATGACCCACGGCGTCACCGACCACTCCGGTGGCCTGGTCTACCTCCAGCAGTCCGGCGCCATCAACGAGGCGGTCTCCGACTACTTCGGCAACGCCATCGACGTCACCTACTCCGGTACGCCGATGACCGACCCGGACGCCGCCCTCCTCGGTGAGGACCTCTGCCCCGGGACCGGCCCGCGCGACTGCGCGCTGCGCGACCTGAACGACAGCCGGCGCGCCGAGAGCGACTACCTCTCCCTGCCGCCGGACGTCGACAACGGAGGGGTCCACCTCAACTCGACCATCTTCTCCGGAGCCCTGTGGGACATCCGCGAGAACCTGGACGCGCAGCGTGCGGACGAGATCGTCTACACCGCGCTCACCCAGTACTTCACCCCGCTCACCGACTTCTACGCGGGCCGCCGCGCAGTCCTGGACGCGGCCCGTGCGCTGCATGCCGACGACGCCGAACTCGACGTGATATCAAAGGCGTTCAACGACCACGGAATCACCAGATCCTGGCAGCGGAAGCTCCCGCACGACTCCCGCGTCATCCTCGGCGACGTACGTCCCGCGAGCGCACCGGACGCCGACGGCAAGCGCTGGGTGATCAGCGAGTACGACCCGGTCACCGGCGCACCGCAGATCAGGGTCGGCACGACCGGCAGCAGCCGGACGAGGGTCGTTTCGGAACCGATCACCGGCAGCGACACCCGCAACGGCGTCATCGGCAACACCACCCCCCGGATCAGCGGCGACACCGTGGTGTGGACCCGCCTGACCCGGGTCAACCCGTACTGGGTGAACGCCGATGTCGTACGGGGTTCGTTCGACGGCGGCCCGGTCGTCGACCTGCACCCGGGCGGCGGCATGCAGGGCAACCCCGATGTCTCGGGCGACACGGTGGTGTGGTCCGGGGACGAACCGCTGGGCGGCACCGGCGACCACAACGACCTGTTCACGAAGACGGGCGACGGACCGGTCACCAACCTCACTCCGGAGCTGAAGACCCTCGGCTACTTCCCGCGGATCTCCGGCGGCGTCATCGCGTACATCCATACGGCAGGCGCCTTCACGGGCCGCAGCGCCGCGACGTACGACCTCCGCACAGAGCGGCGCACCGTCATGCCGTTCGGGAAGGATCCGTCCGGCAATCCGCTGAAGTACGCCGTCCAGGTGGACACGAACGGCCGTCAGATCGTCTGGTCGGAGACCGGCTTCGACGACGACCTGCAGCTGCACGCCGCGGACACGGACGGCGGGAACGACCACGTCCTCGTGCCTCAGGGAACGGAGACCACGCCGTACGTCCCGCAGATCACGGTCAACGACACCTGGCTGGTCTACAGCGACTACCGCGGCTACTACACCTCGCCCGAGATCAGCCACGACACGCTGCCGAAGCTGTGGATGATGCCGATCGCCGGTGGCACGGCCGAACCCGTCAGCTGCGACCCCGGTGCGCAGGAGGCACCCGTCCTGGGCGAGAGCGGCCAAGTCCTCTGGCTGGACTCGACGTTCGGTGACACCAGCCTGGTCACCCGCGACGCCACGCGCACCCGCTGCTGA
- a CDS encoding S8 family serine peptidase, with protein sequence MPSTVSPPRRRRRRTVFALALALAVGLGQAPVSAVEPGAGPDGPAAAVVSAKVDPSLRSSASGVSSFWAVLDEADLSGAAGKRGKAAKGRYVMDRKKAHADERQAGLRALLKDRGAAFTSYWLVDAVRVKGDRKLLDEVAALPEVKHVLPVRSYSLVDPAPAAPTRATATAADGTEWGVAAVGAPEVWEKYGTRGEGITVANIDTGVDVNHPALAANYRGSKGGDGRDDAYNWFDPTGNCGGAGPCDNNRHGTHTMGTMVGAGGTGVAPGATWIAAKGCGTSSCADYDLVAAGQWILAPTDSAGRNPRPDLAPDIVNNSWGGGQRSFWYRPVIDAWVAAGIFPAFSAGNEGPGCDTATSPGDNDGSYSVAAYDAEGKIAPFSSRAGAGQEGKPDIAAPGVNVRSTLPGGGYGLLSGTSMASPHVAGAVALLWSAAPGLVRDVPGTRALLDGSAADVDDTSCGGTAADNRVWGEGKLDVLAAVDAAPKTAAGTLAGTVTGPDGALAGAEVVVTGPVSRVTRAAGDGRYAFGRLPAGEYTLAVRAFGFLPDARTLTVVADEAGAADVVLAVSPVRRITGSVRSDDGAPSAGSEVVVLGAPVDPVRTDAEGRFALALPVGSYTLRATGDGCWGAVAIPVAVDATDVDVEGVLNPERDAFGNECRTEAGTWLPGKDRVGSDTRVELPFPMPFYEDSYFSAYVRPYGLLDFLGGRYSWANTTLPDPREPNRSVFAFWDSLGAAGPGPDRYTATYGTAPHRVFVVEWRDAVVGLDSTAKVDAAVQLHENGEILLTYRGIDPDRELERGGSATTGIEDTWGTRAVEYSFEEPVLSDTTAIRFRVPGYATLTGNVTDLGSGAATRAQLTVKDDAGVAVWSGITNGKGQYSLRVPTGRYTVTASAPGWESRTFEADLTEAGRAQLHDVQLPSGKVSLSPSAFTVVVPPGEKRSYRLSVSNTGQASTPVQVTETRSSTPPFTDIPWLSAEPVDDVAPGGTSTVSFTVDASDLAPGKHYASLYMTTPVSGRITGRAVPVTVAVPAYHAYVNAGGPAVTDGSGDTWAADRPYTAGGSGYVGGQEIATGHPIAGGDQELMRFGREGMSAYRFDALPAGIYEVTVKLAEIRKLDPGERVFDIYAGEKPVASGMDISAAVGKETATERTVFVKLTAERNSLDLRFVARDGKRGPLVNAVRVVHRPDRFTV encoded by the coding sequence ATGCCATCCACCGTCTCGCCGCCCCGTCGGCGGCGCCGAAGAACCGTCTTCGCCCTGGCCCTCGCCCTCGCGGTCGGTCTCGGGCAGGCCCCCGTGTCGGCCGTGGAACCGGGAGCCGGGCCTGACGGGCCCGCAGCGGCGGTGGTGAGCGCGAAGGTCGATCCCTCGTTGCGGTCGTCGGCCTCCGGTGTCTCGTCCTTCTGGGCCGTGCTCGACGAGGCCGATCTGTCCGGTGCGGCCGGGAAGCGGGGCAAGGCGGCCAAGGGCCGGTACGTGATGGACCGGAAGAAGGCGCATGCCGACGAGCGGCAGGCCGGTTTGCGGGCTCTGCTCAAGGACCGGGGGGCTGCGTTCACGTCGTACTGGCTCGTCGACGCGGTACGGGTGAAGGGGGACCGGAAGCTTCTCGACGAGGTCGCCGCCCTGCCGGAGGTGAAGCACGTTCTGCCCGTGCGGAGTTACTCGCTCGTCGATCCCGCGCCGGCCGCGCCGACCCGGGCCACGGCCACCGCGGCGGACGGCACCGAGTGGGGTGTGGCCGCCGTCGGGGCGCCCGAGGTGTGGGAGAAGTACGGGACCCGGGGTGAGGGCATCACTGTTGCCAACATCGACACCGGTGTGGACGTGAACCATCCCGCGCTCGCCGCCAACTACCGTGGCAGCAAGGGCGGTGACGGCAGGGACGACGCGTACAACTGGTTCGATCCGACGGGCAACTGCGGTGGGGCGGGACCGTGCGACAACAACCGGCACGGCACCCACACCATGGGGACCATGGTCGGCGCCGGTGGGACCGGTGTGGCGCCCGGTGCCACCTGGATCGCGGCCAAGGGGTGCGGGACGAGCTCCTGCGCGGACTACGACCTCGTCGCGGCGGGTCAGTGGATTCTCGCCCCGACCGACAGCGCGGGCAGGAACCCGCGACCCGACCTGGCGCCGGACATCGTCAACAACTCCTGGGGCGGCGGGCAGCGTTCGTTCTGGTACCGCCCGGTCATCGACGCTTGGGTGGCTGCCGGCATCTTCCCCGCCTTCTCGGCCGGAAACGAAGGCCCCGGGTGCGATACCGCCACTTCGCCCGGTGACAACGACGGGAGCTACTCCGTCGCCGCGTACGACGCGGAGGGGAAGATCGCGCCGTTCTCCAGCCGTGCCGGTGCCGGTCAGGAGGGCAAGCCCGACATCGCCGCACCGGGGGTGAACGTCCGCTCCACGCTTCCGGGCGGCGGCTACGGGCTGCTGAGCGGTACGTCCATGGCCTCGCCCCATGTGGCGGGCGCGGTGGCCCTGTTGTGGTCGGCGGCGCCCGGGCTCGTCCGTGATGTCCCCGGTACCCGCGCACTCCTCGACGGATCCGCGGCCGACGTGGACGACACCTCGTGCGGCGGCACGGCCGCCGACAACCGGGTGTGGGGCGAAGGGAAGCTGGACGTCCTCGCGGCGGTGGACGCGGCGCCGAAGACCGCTGCCGGAACGCTGGCCGGCACGGTGACGGGCCCCGACGGCGCCCTGGCCGGAGCCGAGGTCGTCGTGACCGGCCCGGTCTCCCGTGTCACGAGGGCGGCGGGCGACGGCCGGTACGCGTTCGGCAGGCTGCCCGCCGGTGAATACACCCTGGCGGTAAGGGCGTTCGGATTCCTCCCGGACGCCCGGACCCTGACCGTCGTTGCCGACGAAGCCGGGGCCGCCGACGTGGTCCTGGCCGTTTCACCGGTCCGCAGGATCACCGGCTCCGTGCGGAGTGATGACGGGGCGCCGAGCGCCGGCAGCGAGGTTGTCGTCCTGGGTGCCCCGGTCGATCCGGTGCGTACGGATGCGGAGGGGCGGTTCGCGCTGGCCCTTCCCGTCGGTTCGTACACCCTGCGCGCCACGGGCGACGGGTGTTGGGGAGCTGTGGCGATACCGGTGGCGGTCGACGCCACCGATGTGGACGTCGAGGGTGTCCTGAACCCGGAGCGCGACGCGTTCGGGAACGAGTGCCGTACCGAAGCGGGAACGTGGCTGCCCGGCAAGGACCGGGTCGGCTCCGACACGCGCGTCGAGCTTCCGTTCCCCATGCCGTTCTACGAGGACTCCTACTTCTCCGCCTACGTCCGGCCGTACGGACTCCTCGACTTCCTCGGAGGCCGGTACAGCTGGGCCAACACGACGCTGCCCGACCCGCGCGAGCCCAACCGATCCGTCTTCGCCTTCTGGGACTCCCTGGGAGCTGCCGGGCCCGGGCCGGATCGCTATACGGCCACGTACGGCACGGCCCCCCACCGCGTCTTCGTGGTGGAGTGGCGTGACGCCGTCGTCGGACTCGACTCCACGGCAAAGGTGGACGCGGCCGTCCAGTTGCACGAGAACGGCGAGATCCTGCTGACGTACCGAGGGATCGACCCGGACCGGGAGCTGGAGCGGGGCGGATCGGCGACCACGGGCATCGAGGACACCTGGGGGACGCGCGCCGTCGAGTACTCCTTCGAAGAGCCTGTTCTCTCGGACACCACGGCGATCCGTTTCCGGGTCCCCGGGTACGCCACTCTCACCGGGAACGTCACCGATCTCGGCAGCGGCGCCGCCACGCGGGCGCAGCTGACGGTCAAGGACGACGCGGGCGTTGCGGTGTGGTCCGGAATCACGAACGGCAAGGGGCAGTACTCCCTGCGCGTGCCCACCGGCCGGTACACGGTGACCGCGAGCGCGCCCGGCTGGGAGTCCCGTACGTTCGAAGCCGACCTCACCGAAGCAGGGCGCGCTCAGCTGCACGACGTGCAGTTGCCCAGTGGCAAGGTCTCGCTGTCGCCGAGCGCGTTCACGGTGGTGGTGCCGCCCGGCGAGAAGCGCAGTTACCGGCTGTCCGTCTCCAATACGGGGCAGGCGAGCACCCCGGTCCAGGTGACCGAGACCAGGAGCAGCACCCCGCCGTTCACCGACATTCCGTGGCTGTCGGCCGAGCCGGTCGACGACGTCGCGCCCGGTGGGACGTCCACGGTCTCCTTCACGGTGGACGCGAGCGACCTCGCGCCCGGCAAGCACTACGCCTCGCTCTATATGACGACGCCGGTCAGCGGCCGGATCACCGGGCGGGCCGTGCCGGTGACCGTCGCCGTTCCCGCCTACCACGCGTACGTCAACGCGGGTGGTCCGGCGGTGACCGACGGTTCGGGGGACACCTGGGCGGCCGATCGGCCCTACACGGCCGGTGGGTCCGGGTACGTCGGGGGCCAGGAGATCGCCACCGGGCACCCGATCGCCGGGGGCGACCAGGAGCTGATGCGGTTCGGCCGGGAGGGAATGTCCGCCTACCGCTTCGACGCGCTGCCCGCGGGGATCTACGAAGTGACCGTCAAGCTCGCCGAGATCCGCAAACTGGATCCGGGGGAGCGGGTGTTCGACATCTACGCGGGCGAGAAGCCCGTCGCGTCGGGGATGGACATTTCCGCAGCGGTCGGCAAGGAGACGGCGACCGAGCGCACGGTGTTCGTGAAGCTCACCGCGGAGCGGAACAGTCTCGATCTCCGTTTCGTGGCGCGTGACGGGAAGCGCGGCCCCCTGGTGAACGCGGTCCGGGTGGTGCACCGACCGGACAGGTTCACGGTCTGA
- a CDS encoding alpha/beta fold hydrolase codes for MPDAPEPGPHAPRTDRLHPVGDPDVRLSHHVVHGYRRAYRIAGEGPAILLVHGIGDSSATWANLIPELARNHTVIAPDLLGHGASDKPRADYSVAAYANGMRDLLGVLGIERATLVGHSLGGGVAMQFAYQFPERTDRLILVSAGGVGAEVTPVLRAVSLPGADLMLSALRLPGMRAQVGFFTRLMKALDTDLGQDAAELVDLVDALPDATSRSAFISTLRAVVDWRGQVVTMLDRCYLAEGMPTLLLWGSRDSIVPVDHAYGAHAAMPGSRLEIFEGAGHFPFHTDPARFLALVEDFMHTTAPANWSQERWRELLRAGRPGGVAGDPDEAFHRAVERGLREASERSAT; via the coding sequence GTGCCCGATGCCCCGGAACCCGGACCGCACGCGCCCCGCACGGACCGTCTGCACCCGGTCGGCGATCCGGACGTACGCCTGAGCCACCACGTCGTCCACGGCTACCGTCGCGCGTACCGGATCGCGGGGGAGGGCCCGGCGATCCTCCTGGTCCACGGCATCGGTGACTCCTCGGCGACCTGGGCGAACCTGATCCCCGAGCTGGCCCGGAACCACACGGTCATCGCCCCCGACCTCCTGGGCCACGGCGCCTCCGACAAACCACGGGCCGACTACTCGGTGGCGGCCTACGCGAACGGCATGCGCGACCTCCTGGGAGTCCTGGGCATCGAACGCGCCACGCTGGTCGGTCACTCCCTCGGCGGTGGCGTGGCGATGCAGTTCGCCTACCAGTTCCCCGAGCGCACCGACCGCCTGATCCTGGTGAGCGCCGGCGGTGTGGGCGCCGAGGTCACCCCGGTCCTCAGGGCGGTCTCGCTCCCGGGCGCCGACCTGATGCTGTCCGCGCTGCGCCTGCCCGGCATGCGGGCCCAGGTGGGGTTCTTCACCCGTCTCATGAAGGCGCTCGACACGGACCTCGGCCAGGACGCCGCCGAACTCGTCGACCTGGTGGACGCACTCCCCGACGCCACGTCCCGCAGCGCGTTCATCAGCACCCTGCGGGCGGTGGTGGACTGGCGCGGCCAGGTGGTCACCATGCTCGACCGCTGCTATCTGGCGGAGGGCATGCCCACCCTGCTGCTCTGGGGATCCCGCGACAGCATCGTCCCGGTCGACCACGCCTACGGCGCCCACGCGGCGATGCCGGGCAGCCGTCTGGAGATCTTCGAAGGCGCCGGCCACTTCCCCTTCCACACCGACCCCGCCCGCTTCCTCGCCCTGGTCGAGGACTTCATGCACACGACGGCCCCGGCGAACTGGAGCCAGGAACGCTGGCGCGAACTGCTGCGCGCCGGGCGCCCGGGGGGCGTCGCGGGAGACCCGGACGAGGCGTTTCACCGGGCGGTGGAGCGCGGTCTGCGGGAGGCGAGCGAACGGAGCGCCACCTGA